A part of Thermotoga petrophila RKU-1 genomic DNA contains:
- a CDS encoding HD family phosphohydrolase produces MNRKRFLLITITVILSLMLVHVRTGIRPLNFIFEALVALVIWFALVEMSTRYYRKYWLSEAFTYTHLALILLGASFIGFSFPEIGPFVTPIYIPVALIELVFFSPEIAITTGFLMSLFALYRWSYDIFLLLPFISTTFVAAVTLSKANRRLDVVKSSALTSLALMGTSLFMKFGLKIEYTPYDLVAAILNPIFSGILVLGILPYVEYTSRLYSNLGLVEFGNLNHPLLKMLSIKAPGTYYHSVIVANLAETAAEKIGANPILARIGAYYHDIGKMKRPHFFTENIRDGKNPHEDITPSLSHLVLNEHVKYGVELARKYRLPLLVEFIIPQHHGTRSQKYFYYKAKQQFEDIPEEEFRYPGPKPQFREAAIIMLADSVEAASRSLKSPSVSQIKECVEDVISSIFFERQLDESGITLSELEKISDAFLQVLVNLFSSRIEYPEEEKIQKVVKINDKNTG; encoded by the coding sequence ATGAATCGAAAGCGTTTCCTCCTGATAACGATTACGGTGATTCTTTCTTTGATGCTGGTGCACGTTCGTACAGGAATCCGACCTTTGAATTTCATCTTTGAGGCACTGGTCGCCCTCGTTATCTGGTTCGCTCTGGTGGAGATGAGTACCAGATATTACAGAAAGTACTGGCTCAGCGAAGCATTCACCTACACCCATCTGGCACTGATACTGCTTGGAGCTTCTTTCATCGGATTTTCTTTCCCGGAGATAGGTCCTTTCGTGACACCTATATACATACCGGTTGCACTCATAGAGCTCGTGTTCTTCTCTCCAGAGATAGCAATAACGACCGGATTTCTGATGTCCTTGTTTGCCCTGTATAGATGGAGTTACGATATCTTTCTTCTTCTGCCGTTCATTTCAACAACCTTTGTTGCGGCAGTGACTCTCTCCAAAGCGAACAGAAGACTGGATGTGGTGAAATCTTCTGCCCTCACATCTCTTGCTCTTATGGGAACATCTCTGTTCATGAAGTTTGGACTGAAAATCGAGTACACGCCGTACGACCTGGTAGCTGCTATTTTGAATCCGATCTTTTCAGGTATTCTGGTTCTTGGAATACTGCCTTACGTGGAATACACAAGTCGCCTTTACTCGAATCTTGGGCTCGTAGAGTTTGGAAATCTGAACCATCCGTTGCTCAAGATGCTTTCCATTAAAGCTCCAGGAACTTATTATCACAGTGTGATCGTCGCAAACTTAGCAGAAACTGCAGCGGAGAAAATAGGCGCAAACCCCATTCTGGCAAGAATAGGAGCTTACTATCACGATATAGGGAAGATGAAACGCCCTCACTTCTTCACTGAAAACATTAGAGACGGTAAAAATCCCCACGAAGACATAACCCCCTCTCTCAGCCACCTCGTTTTGAACGAGCACGTGAAGTACGGTGTGGAACTTGCAAGAAAATACCGACTCCCCCTCCTCGTTGAATTCATAATTCCCCAGCATCACGGCACAAGATCGCAGAAGTATTTCTACTACAAAGCAAAACAGCAGTTTGAGGATATTCCCGAAGAAGAATTTCGTTATCCAGGCCCCAAGCCACAGTTCAGAGAAGCGGCCATCATCATGCTTGCTGACTCTGTGGAAGCTGCATCAAGAAGCTTGAAGTCACCCTCCGTTTCTCAGATCAAGGAATGCGTTGAAGATGTCATATCTTCCATATTCTTTGAGAGACAGCTCGATGAGTCAGGTATCACTCTGAGCGAGCTCGAAAAGATTTCAGACGCGTTCCTCCAGGTTCTCGTGAATCTGTTCAGCTCCAGAATTGAATATCCAGAGGAAGAGAAAATTCAGAAGGTGGTAAAGATAAATGATAAGAATACTGGGTGA
- a CDS encoding Fur family transcriptional regulator — MTTEEIIERLKSKKVKLTTQRMEIIKFVSEMKEGHFEAKELFAILSKKVPSLSIATLYSVLYLLTDFGVVYAFSDGQKTVFDFNPEPHGHFVCKECGKIEDVEIRELKLGEIKGKREKIELVIKGVCEECLKKVKD; from the coding sequence ATGACCACAGAAGAGATAATTGAACGTTTGAAATCGAAAAAGGTAAAACTCACAACCCAGAGGATGGAAATTATAAAATTCGTATCCGAAATGAAGGAAGGCCATTTTGAGGCAAAGGAGCTTTTTGCCATCCTGTCAAAGAAAGTTCCTTCGCTTTCCATAGCCACTCTTTACAGTGTTCTTTACCTTCTAACGGATTTTGGTGTTGTTTATGCCTTCAGTGATGGTCAGAAAACGGTCTTCGATTTCAATCCGGAGCCACATGGGCACTTCGTTTGCAAAGAATGCGGAAAGATTGAAGACGTAGAAATAAGGGAGCTGAAACTTGGAGAGATAAAAGGCAAAAGAGAAAAAATCGAACTGGTGATAAAAGGTGTCTGTGAGGAGTGTTTGAAGAAGGTGAAAGATTGA
- a CDS encoding 16S rRNA (cytosine(967)-C(5))-methyltransferase, which produces MKTNVRLLAYRLLRKYEKEKFILREDVDSVLSFLDDKDRRFFKELVWGVVRKEELLDWYINQLLKKKDIPPAVRVALRMGAYQLLFMNSVPDYAAVSETVKLVKNENFKKLVNAVLRRLRTVPEPKELHLIYSHPEWIVNYWRSFLPEEAVLRIMKWNQEPLPVMLRVNSLATTKEEVIKILAEEGTEAVPGKHAPFSLVVRKLGISMNDSRVIKDGLASVQGESSQLVPFFMELKPGLRVLDTCAAPGGKTTAIAELVKDQGKILAVDISREKTQLVEKHAKRLKLSSIETKIADVERLTEYVQDTFDRILVDAPCTSLGTARNHPEVLRRVNKEDFKKFSEIQLRMVQQAWQLLEKGGILLYSTCTVTKEENTEVVKRFVSERKDVEVIDTRDKMKEFEVEGIWDGYGFLMLPDETITPFYVSVLRKMG; this is translated from the coding sequence ATGAAAACAAACGTAAGACTGCTCGCCTACAGACTTCTGAGAAAGTACGAGAAGGAAAAATTCATATTGAGAGAGGACGTGGACAGCGTCCTCTCTTTTTTGGACGATAAAGATAGAAGATTCTTCAAAGAACTCGTGTGGGGAGTTGTGAGGAAAGAAGAGCTTCTGGACTGGTACATAAACCAACTTCTGAAGAAAAAAGACATCCCACCCGCTGTCAGGGTTGCGTTGAGGATGGGGGCTTATCAGCTCCTCTTCATGAACAGTGTTCCAGATTACGCGGCGGTCAGCGAAACAGTAAAACTGGTGAAGAACGAAAACTTCAAAAAACTGGTGAACGCCGTGCTGAGGAGATTGAGAACTGTTCCCGAACCAAAAGAGCTTCACCTCATCTACTCACATCCGGAGTGGATCGTGAACTACTGGAGATCTTTTCTTCCCGAAGAGGCAGTTTTGAGAATTATGAAGTGGAACCAGGAACCTCTCCCTGTCATGCTCCGCGTGAATTCACTTGCAACCACTAAAGAGGAAGTCATCAAAATTCTCGCCGAAGAGGGCACGGAGGCAGTTCCGGGGAAACACGCCCCGTTTTCTCTGGTTGTAAGGAAACTCGGAATTTCGATGAACGACTCCAGAGTGATAAAGGATGGACTCGCAAGTGTTCAGGGAGAGTCTTCACAACTTGTGCCCTTTTTCATGGAACTGAAACCCGGACTGAGAGTACTGGACACCTGCGCGGCACCGGGTGGCAAGACCACCGCTATCGCCGAATTGGTGAAAGACCAGGGAAAGATACTGGCCGTTGATATAAGCAGAGAGAAGACACAGCTTGTCGAAAAACACGCGAAACGCCTGAAACTCTCTTCGATAGAGACAAAAATCGCCGATGTCGAAAGACTCACAGAGTACGTACAGGACACATTCGACAGGATTCTGGTGGACGCTCCCTGTACTTCGCTGGGTACGGCAAGAAACCATCCGGAGGTTTTGAGGAGAGTGAACAAAGAGGATTTCAAGAAGTTCTCAGAAATTCAGCTGAGGATGGTACAGCAGGCCTGGCAGCTTCTGGAAAAGGGTGGTATCCTCCTCTACAGCACCTGTACTGTGACGAAAGAAGAAAACACCGAAGTGGTGAAAAGATTCGTCTCCGAGAGGAAAGACGTTGAAGTGATCGATACCAGAGACAAAATGAAAGAATTCGAAGTGGAAGGAATCTGGGATGGTTACGGCTTTCTGATGCTTCCTGACGAGACGATAACTCCCTTCTATGTCTCCGTTCTCAGAAAGATGGGATGA
- a CDS encoding DUF1015 domain-containing protein, producing the protein MEIRPFRGFRPRKEIAKKFVAKPYDVISFLEAKETIKNNPFSFLRVTRVEAETHEIEMDPTPEDMEKARKNLEKFIEDGILIQEEKEAFYIYRQRMGDHTQTGIVALFPVEEYKKGRIKKHELTRKKKEEERVQHILKTRAHTGQVFLFYKAFEEFDKKLSEIADSQEPVYRIRDDLDVVHEFFVVKNENEVNEIKKLFERVEELYIADGHHRAAAAARVSDILDEKIGKGPHNYFMATAFPHNQLRIFDYNRVVKSHLTAEELLEKLQEKFETYRSYTVPARPSREHEITMYVGNRKWYILIPKKVPEDVVESLDVNILQREVLEPIFGISNPREDERIDFVGGIKGLCELERMVDKGEFDVAFAMYPVNIETLMKVSDEGKIMPPKSTWFEPKLLSGLVVHVFG; encoded by the coding sequence ATGGAGATCAGACCCTTCAGAGGATTCAGGCCCAGGAAAGAGATAGCCAAAAAATTCGTGGCCAAACCTTACGATGTGATTTCCTTTCTTGAAGCCAAAGAGACAATAAAGAACAATCCTTTCAGCTTTCTGAGGGTAACTCGCGTTGAAGCGGAAACACATGAAATAGAGATGGATCCCACACCCGAGGACATGGAGAAAGCCAGGAAAAATCTGGAAAAGTTCATAGAGGATGGCATTCTTATTCAGGAAGAGAAGGAAGCATTCTACATTTACCGTCAAAGGATGGGCGATCACACACAAACAGGAATAGTGGCACTCTTTCCTGTGGAGGAGTACAAGAAGGGTCGAATAAAGAAACACGAGCTTACTCGGAAAAAGAAAGAAGAGGAAAGGGTTCAACACATTCTGAAAACCAGGGCACACACAGGACAGGTTTTTCTTTTCTACAAGGCTTTCGAAGAATTTGACAAAAAACTCTCTGAAATTGCCGACTCTCAGGAGCCCGTTTACAGAATACGCGATGATCTCGATGTTGTTCATGAATTTTTCGTCGTCAAAAATGAAAACGAGGTGAATGAGATAAAGAAGCTCTTTGAGAGGGTGGAGGAACTCTACATAGCGGATGGCCATCACAGGGCAGCGGCCGCAGCCAGAGTCAGCGACATACTGGATGAAAAGATAGGAAAAGGACCTCACAATTACTTCATGGCCACAGCGTTTCCCCATAACCAGCTCAGAATATTCGACTACAACAGAGTAGTGAAGTCTCACCTCACAGCAGAGGAGTTACTCGAAAAACTTCAGGAAAAATTCGAAACGTACAGATCTTACACGGTACCTGCAAGACCATCCAGAGAACACGAAATAACTATGTACGTAGGCAACAGGAAATGGTACATCCTGATCCCAAAAAAAGTGCCAGAGGACGTCGTTGAAAGTCTCGATGTGAACATCCTTCAGCGTGAGGTTCTGGAACCCATCTTTGGTATCTCCAATCCTCGCGAAGATGAGAGAATAGACTTCGTTGGTGGAATAAAGGGTCTGTGTGAACTGGAAAGAATGGTGGACAAGGGAGAATTCGATGTAGCCTTCGCGATGTATCCGGTGAACATAGAAACGCTTATGAAAGTCTCAGATGAAGGAAAGATCATGCCACCGAAGTCGACCTGGTTCGAACCGAAACTTCTGAGCGGTTTAGTGGTGCACGTGTTCGGTTGA
- a CDS encoding zinc metallopeptidase produces MFFLFDPTFIILIPGIILASWAQIRVQATYNKYSRVRSSLGLTGYELAKRLLENAGIYNVKIEVVSGFLSDHYDPYRKVLRLSPQNFRGVSVASLGVVAHEVGHALQDVEKYPLLALRNLMVPAAVTGSQLAWIIFILGLFFQTPFLIRLGILLFSLVVLFTLITLPVEFNASRRAVKLLETTMLMPEYELKGVKEVLGAAALTYVASSLMAFLQLLRMIALAGLFGDRR; encoded by the coding sequence ATGTTCTTCCTTTTTGATCCAACGTTCATCATACTGATTCCCGGTATTATTCTGGCTTCTTGGGCACAGATACGAGTTCAGGCTACTTACAACAAGTACTCACGGGTAAGGTCCTCTCTTGGACTCACAGGATATGAACTTGCAAAAAGACTCCTTGAGAACGCGGGAATCTACAACGTGAAGATAGAGGTCGTTTCCGGTTTCCTGTCTGACCATTACGACCCATACCGGAAGGTGCTCAGGCTCTCTCCACAGAATTTCAGAGGTGTTTCCGTTGCTTCACTCGGAGTTGTAGCCCACGAAGTGGGACATGCCCTTCAGGACGTAGAAAAATACCCGCTGCTTGCACTGAGAAATCTGATGGTACCAGCAGCCGTCACGGGTTCTCAGCTTGCTTGGATCATTTTCATTCTTGGTCTCTTTTTCCAGACACCGTTTTTGATAAGACTGGGAATTCTTTTGTTCTCCTTAGTGGTACTCTTCACTCTCATCACACTTCCTGTTGAGTTCAACGCCAGCAGGCGTGCTGTGAAGCTCCTTGAAACAACGATGTTGATGCCGGAGTACGAACTAAAGGGAGTGAAAGAAGTACTCGGTGCCGCGGCTCTCACTTACGTCGCGTCTTCACTGATGGCATTTCTCCAGCTTCTCAGAATGATAGCACTTGCTGGTCTGTTCGGTGATAGAAGATGA
- the ybeY gene encoding rRNA maturation RNase YbeY: MIRILGEGKGSNLLEDVKEKLEEIVKKEIGDVHVNVILVSEDEIKELNQQFRSHDQPTDVLTFLLMEEDVYGEIYVCPMIVEENAKEFSNTFEKELLEVVIHGILHLAGYDHEFEDRKSKEMFEKQKKYVEEVWGEWRSDPSEDSGPGKR; this comes from the coding sequence ATGATAAGAATACTGGGTGAGGGTAAAGGATCGAACCTTCTCGAAGACGTTAAAGAAAAACTCGAAGAAATCGTAAAGAAAGAGATAGGAGATGTACATGTAAACGTGATTCTTGTGAGCGAAGATGAAATTAAAGAACTCAACCAGCAGTTTCGAAGCCACGATCAGCCAACAGATGTGCTCACCTTTCTCCTCATGGAAGAAGATGTCTATGGAGAAATCTACGTTTGTCCCATGATCGTAGAAGAAAACGCCAAAGAGTTCAGCAACACCTTTGAAAAAGAGCTTCTGGAAGTGGTGATTCACGGGATACTTCATCTTGCAGGATACGATCACGAGTTTGAAGACAGAAAATCCAAAGAGATGTTCGAAAAACAGAAAAAATATGTCGAGGAGGTATGGGGTGAATGGAGATCAGACCCTTCAGAGGATTCAGGCCCAGGAAAGAGATAG
- the lysA gene encoding diaminopimelate decarboxylase: protein MDILWKVAEIHGTPAYVYFEETLRKRARLVKEVFEGVNLLPTFAVKANNNPVLLRILREEGFGMDVVTKGELFAAKLAGVPSHSVVWNGNGKSVDQMKHFLREGVRIINVDSFEEMEIWKELNPEGVEYFIRVNPEVDAKTHPHISTGLKKHKFGIPLEDLDLFMERFGSMNVKGLHVHIGSQITQVEPFVEAFDKVVRASERFGFEEINIGGGWGINYSGEELDLSSYREKVVPALKRFKRVIVEIGRYIVAPSGYLLLRVVLVKKRSNKTFVVVDGGMNTLIRPALYSAYHRVFVLGKQGKEVRADVVGPLCESGDVIAYDRELPEVEPGDIIVVENAGAYGYTMSNNYNSTVRPAEVLVGEGGEISLIRRRETEMDIFKDVVM from the coding sequence ATGGACATCTTGTGGAAAGTGGCAGAGATCCATGGGACACCCGCTTACGTGTACTTCGAGGAAACACTGCGAAAAAGAGCACGTCTTGTAAAAGAGGTCTTCGAGGGGGTGAACCTCCTTCCGACGTTTGCTGTGAAGGCGAACAACAATCCTGTTCTGCTGAGGATTCTAAGAGAAGAAGGTTTCGGAATGGACGTGGTGACAAAAGGAGAACTCTTCGCGGCTAAACTGGCGGGAGTTCCTTCTCATTCCGTTGTATGGAACGGCAATGGAAAGAGCGTGGATCAGATGAAACACTTTTTGAGAGAAGGCGTGAGGATCATCAACGTGGATTCGTTCGAGGAGATGGAGATCTGGAAGGAATTGAACCCGGAGGGCGTGGAGTATTTCATTAGGGTGAATCCGGAAGTCGACGCGAAGACACATCCTCACATCTCCACCGGCTTGAAAAAGCACAAGTTCGGAATACCACTGGAAGATCTGGACCTATTCATGGAAAGATTCGGATCAATGAACGTAAAAGGTCTTCATGTTCACATAGGATCACAGATAACACAGGTTGAACCCTTTGTGGAGGCCTTCGACAAAGTCGTCCGGGCTTCTGAAAGGTTTGGATTCGAAGAGATCAACATCGGTGGCGGCTGGGGAATAAACTACAGTGGAGAAGAACTCGACCTGTCCAGCTACAGAGAAAAGGTTGTTCCTGCCTTGAAGAGATTCAAAAGGGTCATCGTTGAAATAGGAAGGTACATCGTAGCACCTTCCGGGTACCTGCTTCTCAGGGTAGTACTCGTCAAAAAAAGAAGTAACAAAACGTTCGTTGTGGTCGATGGAGGGATGAACACCCTCATAAGACCGGCACTTTACTCCGCGTATCACAGGGTTTTCGTTCTTGGAAAACAGGGTAAAGAAGTGAGAGCGGATGTGGTTGGCCCTCTGTGCGAAAGCGGTGACGTGATCGCGTACGACCGGGAACTTCCAGAGGTCGAACCGGGTGACATCATCGTTGTGGAAAACGCGGGAGCCTACGGCTACACCATGTCGAACAACTACAACTCAACCGTACGTCCGGCTGAGGTGCTCGTCGGAGAAGGCGGAGAGATCTCTCTGATAAGAAGGAGAGAGACAGAGATGGACATCTTCAAAGACGTGGTGATGTGA
- a CDS encoding PhoH family protein, giving the protein MEVKPTVAVRRIRIPEDVAVLEIFGQYDKRARYLKKLFNVEFAVRDSEILIKGMDEKSVDAAHRVLDEIISITRDGHLLDWTEFEYLVERVSNSESVKEVFSNDSRGLIIGKKVKPKTLGQKKYLEAVEKNDVVFVIGPAGTGKTYLAVAVALDYLKMGKVNRIILTRPAVEAGEKLGYLPGDLSEKVEPYLRPLYDAIIDITSPDKFNSYRERGIIEIVPLAYMRGRTLNNSFIILDEAQNTTYQQMKMFLTRLGFNSKAVITGDITQVDIEKEKSGLIECQKILEGISGIEFVYLNESDVVRHPLVKKIIKAYEEYERSRKL; this is encoded by the coding sequence GTGGAGGTGAAACCCACGGTTGCAGTTAGAAGAATAAGAATTCCAGAAGATGTGGCCGTTTTGGAGATATTCGGACAGTACGACAAGCGCGCGAGGTATCTGAAAAAACTCTTCAACGTGGAATTCGCGGTGAGAGACAGTGAGATTCTTATAAAAGGCATGGATGAGAAAAGTGTCGATGCAGCCCATCGGGTGCTCGATGAGATCATATCCATAACACGGGACGGTCACCTTCTGGACTGGACTGAGTTCGAGTATCTCGTGGAGAGAGTTTCGAACTCAGAAAGTGTGAAAGAAGTGTTCTCAAACGACAGCAGAGGATTGATCATCGGCAAGAAAGTGAAGCCGAAGACACTCGGCCAGAAGAAGTATCTGGAAGCAGTCGAAAAGAACGACGTGGTGTTCGTGATAGGTCCAGCCGGTACAGGAAAAACGTACCTGGCAGTGGCCGTTGCTTTAGACTATCTGAAAATGGGAAAGGTGAACAGAATCATCCTCACAAGACCAGCCGTTGAAGCCGGAGAGAAGCTTGGATACTTGCCGGGAGATCTGTCTGAAAAAGTGGAACCTTATCTCAGACCTCTTTACGACGCCATCATAGATATCACATCCCCGGACAAATTCAACAGCTACCGTGAAAGAGGCATCATAGAGATCGTACCGCTCGCTTACATGAGAGGAAGGACTTTGAATAACTCCTTTATCATTCTGGACGAAGCCCAGAACACCACATACCAGCAGATGAAGATGTTCCTCACCAGACTCGGATTCAACTCCAAGGCGGTCATAACGGGAGACATCACCCAAGTGGATATCGAGAAGGAAAAGTCCGGTCTCATAGAGTGCCAGAAAATTTTAGAAGGAATCTCTGGTATAGAATTCGTGTATCTGAACGAAAGCGATGTTGTGAGACACCCTCTCGTGAAGAAGATCATAAAGGCCTACGAAGAGTACGAAAGGTCGAGGAAGCTATGA
- a CDS encoding nucleotidyltransferase — protein sequence MKVLGVVVEYNPFHNGHLYHLTSARELVRPDYTIAVMSGNFCQRGEPAVIDKFARAEIALRMGIDVVLELPVVFATQDAGGFAFGAVSVLDATGVVTDVVFGSESNDIGFLQRVAQILYEQPDEYQKFLHEELKKGYSFPNARKYALMRYFSMKGWNEEEVLRLEKSNDILGVEYIHSALKIGSNIRFHTIKRVGAEEKDTSFRGRFSSATAIRNLIREERWEEVRDSLPEDSFEILMREINEGRGPVFLENMGDFLLSFFRLKNMEFFERIHGFSEGLEKRFHICARQTGSYQDFLECVKAKRFTFSRIRRLALFSVFEVNKEFVEKSNAKGPQYIRILGFTEKGRKILSLMRKKAKLPIVTNMSLYRKVLEKTDLPVDKQLFFEQIDLDVRTTNFYSMFFPAVEQRCGERDFSIHPIFLRTET from the coding sequence CTGAAGGTTCTTGGTGTTGTCGTGGAGTACAATCCATTCCACAACGGACACCTCTATCATCTTACTTCGGCCAGAGAGCTCGTGAGACCGGACTACACGATCGCTGTGATGAGCGGTAATTTCTGCCAGAGAGGTGAACCAGCCGTCATAGATAAATTCGCGCGGGCAGAGATCGCTCTCAGAATGGGAATAGATGTTGTTCTGGAACTACCCGTTGTTTTTGCCACACAGGATGCCGGAGGATTTGCTTTCGGTGCGGTGAGCGTGTTGGATGCAACGGGTGTTGTCACAGATGTGGTCTTTGGAAGCGAATCAAACGACATCGGGTTTCTTCAAAGAGTAGCGCAAATTCTTTACGAGCAACCCGACGAATACCAGAAGTTTTTGCATGAAGAGTTGAAAAAAGGCTACTCTTTCCCCAATGCCAGAAAGTACGCTCTGATGAGGTATTTTTCCATGAAAGGTTGGAACGAGGAAGAAGTCCTGAGGCTCGAAAAGTCGAACGATATCTTAGGGGTGGAGTACATTCATTCTGCTCTGAAGATAGGTTCTAACATCAGATTCCACACGATAAAAAGGGTAGGAGCGGAGGAGAAAGACACCAGTTTCAGGGGACGATTCTCCAGTGCAACGGCGATAAGAAACCTTATAAGAGAAGAAAGGTGGGAAGAAGTGAGAGATTCTCTTCCAGAAGATTCTTTTGAGATCCTCATGAGGGAGATAAACGAAGGGCGTGGACCCGTTTTCCTCGAGAATATGGGAGATTTTCTCCTTTCATTTTTCAGACTGAAAAACATGGAGTTCTTCGAGAGAATCCATGGTTTTTCCGAGGGACTCGAAAAGAGGTTTCACATCTGTGCCAGACAAACAGGATCTTACCAAGATTTTCTGGAGTGTGTCAAAGCCAAGCGTTTCACCTTTTCTCGAATAAGAAGACTCGCTCTCTTTTCGGTGTTCGAGGTGAACAAAGAATTCGTTGAAAAAAGCAACGCAAAGGGGCCTCAGTACATCAGGATCCTTGGATTCACAGAGAAGGGAAGGAAAATCCTTTCTCTCATGAGAAAGAAGGCAAAACTTCCGATCGTAACGAACATGTCCCTCTACAGGAAAGTTCTGGAGAAAACAGACCTACCAGTTGATAAACAACTCTTTTTTGAACAGATCGATCTCGACGTGAGGACGACGAACTTCTACTCGATGTTCTTTCCAGCGGTGGAACAGCGCTGTGGAGAACGAGACTTTTCCATTCATCCCATCTTTCTGAGAACGGAGACATAG
- a CDS encoding M20 family metallopeptidase has translation MNEIELRHILHMNPEPSFREYRTKEILRKAVSDIGYEKIIEVAGTGLVIEKKETEDPYVVLRADMDALPIKEETGWEFASRNDYMHACGHDFHMSVLYGAMKRLKNVKKNFLFVFQPAEETGGGAEEVVNFLRDRYEIKAAVGFHVTDEYDAGTVASRPGVLFASATEFDVYFKGVPAHVAFAEKGKNALKAAVSFLNWLYNKKWNALVGVGKISGGRARNIVPDEVKLEGTIRSEALRITEEVISDMVKQLGELKEKTGVDFAVERGSVYPEVRVDQNLFETLRETCQRLGFSFVECEMKWTGEDFGYFSQIFPSLSFWFGVGEGERFGLHHPRFLPNDRYIPMAADLLTGLAMVV, from the coding sequence ATGAACGAGATCGAACTAAGACACATCCTTCATATGAATCCAGAGCCTTCTTTCAGGGAGTACAGAACAAAAGAGATACTCAGAAAAGCAGTGAGTGATATTGGATACGAGAAGATCATAGAAGTGGCCGGAACAGGCCTGGTGATAGAAAAGAAGGAAACGGAAGATCCGTACGTTGTTCTGAGAGCTGATATGGATGCTTTGCCCATAAAAGAAGAAACGGGTTGGGAGTTCGCATCGCGTAATGACTACATGCATGCATGTGGGCACGACTTTCACATGAGTGTCCTCTACGGTGCTATGAAGAGACTCAAGAACGTGAAAAAGAACTTTCTCTTTGTATTTCAGCCCGCCGAAGAAACGGGTGGTGGAGCAGAAGAGGTTGTGAACTTTCTCAGAGACAGGTACGAAATAAAAGCCGCTGTTGGGTTTCACGTGACTGACGAGTACGATGCCGGAACTGTGGCATCCCGACCCGGAGTGCTTTTTGCCTCAGCCACGGAATTTGATGTATACTTTAAAGGTGTCCCAGCCCATGTGGCGTTTGCCGAGAAGGGAAAAAATGCTCTGAAGGCAGCGGTTTCTTTTCTCAACTGGCTCTACAACAAAAAGTGGAACGCTCTTGTGGGGGTTGGCAAAATCTCGGGAGGACGAGCGAGGAACATCGTTCCGGATGAGGTAAAATTAGAAGGAACGATAAGATCAGAAGCGCTGAGAATAACGGAAGAAGTGATATCCGATATGGTAAAACAACTTGGGGAACTGAAGGAAAAAACGGGGGTTGATTTTGCTGTTGAAAGGGGCAGTGTCTATCCTGAAGTGAGGGTGGATCAAAACCTCTTTGAAACTCTCAGAGAAACCTGTCAGAGGTTGGGTTTTTCTTTCGTTGAATGTGAGATGAAGTGGACTGGAGAGGACTTTGGGTATTTCTCGCAGATCTTTCCTTCTCTCTCTTTCTGGTTTGGCGTGGGAGAAGGGGAGCGTTTTGGGCTGCACCATCCGCGTTTTTTGCCGAATGATAGGTATATACCCATGGCGGCGGATCTTTTGACTGGGCTCGCTATGGTCGTTTGA
- a CDS encoding DUF1893 domain-containing protein, giving the protein MEETLLKTALKIFEEKKLSLLVYNGRTIFESKGSGLKPLIELYRSFDNLEGSLVIDKMVGKAAVSFLLKMRPDHIHAKIISEPALKLLNGYGQSFSYDKKIPFVLARNGKSMCPFEKLVLEMDNPEEIIRIVLSKFTSL; this is encoded by the coding sequence ATGGAGGAAACTCTTTTGAAGACAGCTTTGAAAATCTTTGAGGAGAAGAAGCTGAGTTTGCTGGTTTATAACGGTCGGACGATCTTCGAAAGCAAAGGCAGTGGTCTAAAACCATTGATAGAACTCTACCGAAGCTTCGATAATCTGGAAGGAAGTCTGGTGATCGACAAGATGGTTGGAAAGGCTGCAGTTTCTTTTCTGTTGAAAATGAGACCCGACCACATCCACGCAAAAATTATAAGTGAGCCGGCTTTAAAATTACTGAATGGATACGGACAGTCTTTCAGCTACGATAAAAAGATACCTTTTGTCCTCGCAAGAAATGGCAAAAGTATGTGCCCATTCGAAAAACTGGTTCTGGAGATGGACAACCCGGAGGAAATCATAAGGATTGTTCTTTCAAAATTCACGTCACTTTAA